A genome region from Arachis duranensis cultivar V14167 chromosome 8, aradu.V14167.gnm2.J7QH, whole genome shotgun sequence includes the following:
- the LOC107463578 gene encoding ubiquitin-conjugating enzyme E2 27: MIDFARVQKELVECGKDAEGSGIKVTPKSDNLVLLLGTIPGPIGTPYEGGVFKIDITLPDGYPFEPPKMQFSTKVWHPNISSQSGAICLDILKDQWSPALTLKTALLSVQALLSAPQPDDPQDAVVAQQYLKDYQTFVNTARYWTESFAKPTSLGIEDKVQKLVEMGFPEAQVRNILEAVGGDENLALERLL, from the exons atgaTAGACTTTGCGCGCGTGCAGAAGGAGCTGGTGGAATGTGGTAAGGACGCTGAGGGATCGGGAATCAAGGTCACGCCTAAATCCGATAACCTCGTTCTCCTCCTCGGAACCATTCCCGGTCCTATCGGAACCCCTTACGAAGGTGGCGTCTTCAAAATCGACATCACATTGCCCG ATGGGTACCCGTTCGAACCACCAAAGATGCAGTTTTCAACCAAAGTCTG GCACCCTAATATCAGCAGCCAGAGTGGAGCTATTTGCTTGGACATATTGAAGGATCAATGGAGCCCCGCACTCACTCTGAAGACTGCGCTTCTTTCTGTGCAAGCTCTTCTCTCTGCTCCTCAACCGGATGATCCTCAAGATGCCGTTGTGGCACAGCAG TATCTGAAAGACTATCAGACATTTGTTAACACTGCCCGCTACTGGACAGAAAGTTTTGCCAAGCCCACTTCTCTTGGGATTGAAGATAAG GTACAGAAACTCGTAGAGATGGGGTTTCCTGAAGCTCAAGTAAGGAACATTTTGGAAGCTGTCGGCGGAGATGAAAATTTGGCTCTTGAAAGGCTGCTCTAG